The sequence below is a genomic window from Pleurocapsa sp. PCC 7327.
CTGATCGCACAAATGCAACAGCAACAACAGCAGCACCAGCAGAGCGTTACCGAAGAGTTAGAGGTTCTCGCACAGCGTTGCAACGAAGCCGTACAGCAAAAACTGTCTCAAATCCAGAGCGCCCTAGAACAGCAATCTCTCGACTCCCAGCCGTCTCAGTTAGAACAGTTTGAACGACTGCAAGAGCAATCGAATCGTCTGTTGCTCTCTCTCGATTCTAGCTTTCGGAGTGTCTTCGCCACCCTAGAAAAAGATCTGCAAGGCTATTACGATTCCCTGTGCCAAGGGTTGGAGAGAATGCACAGTTTGGGACAGCAAGGCGAAGCCAAATTTTTAGCTTACGTTCGGCGGCTGACGCAACAGATAGAAGGCTCTTCAACCCAATCGCTTCAGTCTAAAGAAGCAGAACTGGCTGCCGTGATGAGGGATCTCAGCGAAGTCAATACCATTATTTATCCAACCCTGCCAGAAGAAGAAACAGAAGAGATTCAGACGATTGCTGCCCTAACGGATTTAATCGAACCAAATTGGCAAGAAGAAGCAACAAAGTCCCATCAAGGGTGGTATCTAGCAGTCGATTTCGGAACGGAGGGATTGGCTGCCGTCCTATTCAACCGCCACAAAGAACAAATCTACCCGCTTGCTTGGATATCTCAAGAGGGAGAATTTTGCTCGCGCCTTCCCACCGAGGTTTATTGTCAATCGAGCAACGAAACGCAGGAATTATATTGTTTCGTTGGAGAGGCGGCAAAGGCAAAAGCCAAGGAAAAAACGGGAATTTTTTTGGAAAACTGGAAAGAAAATCTCAATTTAACCAGTTCGCCTGCTAATCCAGTCCGAGAAGCCCTCAAATCTTTATTTTCAATGTTAATTCCTTCAGAGGCAGGAGCGGTCAATAGAGAGATCGTAGAAGCGATGGGATTGCCGGAGGAATCATTTCGCCAAGTTTTGAAACACTTAGAAGGCGCAATCCTCAGTTGTCCGGCAGGCTGGGGCGAACCGTATAAGCAGCTTTTGCGAGAGACCGTATTGGAGATCGAGTTAGTACAGAGTGCCGAACGAGTTTTCTTTCTCGAAGAAGCGATCGCCACTTTACTGGCCCACGTAAGTCTCAATTGCGTCGCCCAAACGACTGTGTTGGTCATCAATGCAGGCGCGATCGCGACGGAATTAGTCCTGGCAGATATTCCTGAAGACTATCGAGCCTTGAGCAACAGAGATTTTTGCCTTGAGAGTTTTGCTTACGGCGGCAGTGCGATCGACCAAGATATTCTAGTTCAGTTGCTCTATCCCCAGTGGGCTTCCCAACTCAATCCCTCCATCCCGAGACTCGATGAGGAACCGCCGCAACCAGGCGAACCTGACCTGCAAAAGCGAGAAAATTTGCGATGGCGCTTGCAAAGCCATCCCATCGGGCAATCGTTTCTAGAAGCTGCCAAGCTGACAAAAATGATCTTGCAGCAGCAGGAAGCATTTAATGCTCGACTGGGTAATTGTCAGTGGGGGGTCAAGCGTCAAGACTTTAGCGAAAAAGTGGTCTTGCCCTACTTGAAGCGGTTAGAGACAGCGATCGACTCCCTGTCGATCCAAACGGGTAAATCGGCGGGAGCGATCGAACAAGTTATTTGTAGCGGGGGATCGATGCAAGCCGTTTGGCACGTGCTATCTCCTTGGATAAGCGAAAAACTGCCCAATGCGACCATAATTCAGAACGCAGGCGCAACAACCGAACCGCTAGCGTCCGCTACTTGGGGACAGACGCACGACCTCAGCTTTCTCGATCGCACTCAAACAGCTATAGGACTAGCCTGTTTGCCCCTATTTCCACTAATCTTGGAAAGGCAATAATTTCGTGTTTCTATGACATCTTTGAAAAGTCTGGCGATTCGCGGGGCAATTTGGACGTTTGCGGGTTATGGTCTGAGTCAGGGATTGCGATTGGTAAGTAACCTGATCCTGACGCGCCTGCTCGAACCCGAACTTTTTGGGCTGATGGCATTGGTGACAACCTTTCTCATCGGTTTGAATATGTTTTCCGATGTCGGATTTGCACCAAACATCATTCAAAGCAAGCGGGGAGACGATCCGGATTTTCTCAATACGGCTTGGAGCTTGCAAGTCTTGCGCGGCTTTGTCTTATGGGCGATTTGTCAGGCGCTCGCTTTGCCCGTTGCCGAATTTTATAACGATTCGCGATTGATAGGGATCGTTCCTTTGGTTGGGTTGACCATGATTTTTGCCGGGTTTAACTCTACTTCTCTCTATACGCTTAACCGACAAATGCTCATAGGCAAGCTAACCCTCTTGGAATTAGTGACGCAAATTATTGCTCTAGTCGTGATGGTTACTTGGGCGTGGTTGAGTCCCTCGATTTGGGCATTGATCGTCGGTAATCTCGTTGCGGCACTGTTGAAAACGATCCTCAGCCATCGCTTAATCCCGAATTATACCAATCGCTTCGCTTGGGAGCGAGCGGCTGTGCGCGAAATTTTTTCCTTTGGGAAATGGATCTTTGTCTCGACTGCGATGACATTCTTCGCCACCCAAGCCGATCGCATGATTATGGGAAAACTGCTTTCTTTTAGCATGTTAGGCATCTACACGGTAGCTTTTACTTTTGCCAGCCTTCCCCAGCAAGTTATCGGGCAACTTTCTGGCAAGATGATTTTGCCGCTAATGTCCCAGTTTGCTCACCTGCCTCGCGAGAGTTTTCGAGCCAAAATTCTCAGCAAGCGCAAGGGGATCCTGACTGGCGTAGGATTGCTGATTATTCTTTTGGTTTGCTTTGGCGACATACTCATTTTAAAGTTCTACGATTCAAGGTATGCCCAGGCAGCTTGGATGCTTCCCATTCTGGCTTTAGGCATTTGGCCCTATTTATTATTTGATACCAGTCGCACAGCTCTAATGGCGATCGGCAAACCCAACTATCAAGCCTACGGTCAGCTGGCTAAGAGCCTGCACGTTTGTATCGGCTTATTTGTTGGGTATTATTATTTAGGAGTGTTGGGAATCGTCATCGCGATCGCGCTTAACGATATAGAACTCTATTTCATGAATATCTACGGTCTCTGGCGCGAAGAACTCAGCACCTTCCAACAGGATCTCAAAGCGACTCTTTTACTTCTATTGGGATTGGCGATCGTACTGGCAGGAAGATATTTCCTGGGGTTTGGATTTCCGCTAGATACCCTGTTTGCCTGAGAGGATGTTTGAAAAGTATACATTATACGCCTCCGCGATGGCGCGATCGGGCAGCTGCCCGATCGCGACAGCAGCGAGATTTTACCTCAGCTATGCAAGCTAACGAGGGATCTAAAAATCAGACAACAACAAAGTCATCGCTAATACTAATGTTAGTTATGTCTTGCAAGATAGCAATTAAGTCGCTGTTGTAGAAAATTTGAGTATCTACAGCCGAACTGCCGACTAAATTAGCGGTCGTATCGAGGGAGTAATCATCCAGACTGCCATAGACTTCGAGAAGATCGTTGGCTTTCCAATCCTCGATAATTGCGCGTCCGTCTCCCAGATAGTAAGCACCAGAAGCATTGCCGAGAACAAATGTATCGACACCTCGACCGCCCGACAAAGTATCGATCGCATCGGGATCTGGATCGGAACCGTAGCCGTCAAGCCGATCTGCGCCATCTCCGCCCGACAATGAGTCATTGCCGAGCATTCCGATTAGGGTATCGTTGCCAGCACCGCCGATGAGGGTATCGTTGGCATCTAGTTCTACCCGACCATTGGGCGTGTCAACAATGTTCTGTTTGCCGCCACCGTAGAGCCAATCGTTTCCCCTGCCACCATCGAGGCGATCGCTGCCATTGTCTCCATAGAGAGTGTCATCACCTGCACCACCGATGAGAGTATCGTCCAAGTCTAGGAGGGAGAAGTACGGGGGATCGCCTATAAGAAAGTTCCGTTCGCCGCCGCCGTATAGCAAGTCATTCCCCCTACCGCCATCGAGACTGTCGCTGTCTTCTTCTCCATAGAGGGTGTCGTTGCCAGCGCCACCGATTAGGGTGTCGTTGTCTACATCATCCCAGCCATACACGAAGTTGCCTTCTTCAAAGCTGAAACCGCCATAGAGTACGTCATTGCCAGCACCGCCATCTAGGAAATCGCTACCGCCTCCAGTGTAGAGACGGTAGCGAGCGTAGACATAATATTGTCCGCCATTAAGAGTGTCATCCCCAGAGCCGCCTTTTAAAGTGTCATTGCTAGCTCCACTGTTGAGGCTATCGTTGCCCCCTTCACCGTAAAGCGAGTCGTTCCCATTGGACTCGGTAGAAAGGATGTCATCGCCATCTCCGCCATAGCCGACAGAAAACCATCCATCAAGACTGTCATTGCCATTTCCTCCATAAAGAGTATTATTCCATGCCCCGATAAGAGTGTCGTTGCCGGAGCCGCCATAAAAGATATCGTCGCCCCACAAGCCTTCATCGTAACTAGGGTATGCGCTCAGATAGTCATCGCCAGCTCCTCCCATCAAGGTGTCGTTTCCTCGTCCACCAATAAGAGTGTCGTTGCCTTCTCCGCCATCGAGGAGAAGACTAGCGTAGCCAAGTTCCTCGCCGTAGAGAAGATCGTTGCCAGCTCCTCCGCGCAGCGTATCGAGATCAAAACTCGAATAATCATCATCGAGCGTTCCGCTGTAGAGAGTGTCATCTCCCTGTCCGCCTTCGAGTAAATCGCTGTCTTGTCCTCCATCGAGGCTATCATTACCTCCTAAACCTAAAAGAGTATCTTTTCCCTCAAAGCCTAAAATTGTGTCGTTATTAGGAGTACCAAGGAGGTTATTGTCAAAAGAATCTCCTTTTATAAGAGCCATAATTGACCTCCTAAATCAGTTTAGATATTTTTGAAAAATCTACTTTCATCGTATCTTTTTCAAGAATTCTATTGGAGTTTTTTTTGCAATAAAGTTACACTTTTTTTTCTTTGCTCTTTAGTTGTTTGAATGAGTTTGTAATTAAAGTTAATTAAATATTATAATTTGTAAATGAGCGCCCTTAAATTTTAACCAACTAGATTCTATAAGATTTTTTAGAGGACATCCCAAAAGTCTATTTTGTCATTCTCAGTGCAGGAGAACGTAACGAAAAATCTCTGTTTGAAGTTGGTATACTAATACCATTTTGGATGAAAGGATTTTAGATTGAGAAGTAAGGGCGGGTTTATCTAAAAACTCGCCCTTACTTCCCTACAGTTACCGTCAAAAACTCGCCACACAGAACTGCTGACTAATTGCGAACCGATCGATCGTTGCGAATTGCAAATTGTGAATTGCGAATTGGTATAAGATGTTTCGTTTCGCGATCGCTGCACTCAACATGACGAAGTGCAAGCAGGTAGAGTCAAAAGTGGAGACTGCTGTAGAGTTGGCTCCCCTCATCCCTAAATCCCTTCTCCCACAAGGGGCGAAGGGATTTTAGGCAGATTTGGGTTTGGTCACTCAAACAGGTAGAGTTGAATTGACAGTGACGCGATCGCAAGATTTATTATTATGACTAATTATGGGGATGCGCCTCTGTGAGAAGGAAAAATCTTGACCAAATCTTTATTCTTTTATGGAGAATAGGGGAGTCGAACCCCTGACCTCTGCGGTGCGATCGCAGCGCTCTACCAACTGAGCTAATTCCCCCTAAATACTTTTAGATAAACTATCCTAGCATTATTGTAGATTTTTTTGCTTGGTTTGGAGTCTTTCCCTGGGGCTGCCATGCTGATATTTGTCATTGTTTTTAATTTGTGTTTAACTCTGTTCAACCTGTATATCGCTTTTCGCCTTTGGAGATTGCGGCGAGTGCTCGCGAGAGTCGCTAAAACATTAACAATGGTGGAACGTCGCCTTCACAGAATTTTTTATCCCGCGCCAGAGGTTGTCCTAAGAGGAAAACAAGGAACTCACGAACTCAGACAACGCTACCAAAGATTACTGGTACAAATCGAACTGATAGAGAAAATTTTCTCTCTGGTAAGTTTGGGAATAGGAATCTGGCGGCGACAAATGAGGGGCAAACGCCGTCTTCGCTCCGAAAAACTTTTCCCAGCCGTATAAATGACTTTGCACTTTATTGCTCGCTATAATTTTTAGAGAATAAAGAAGTGTTTTAGTTACCAACCATGACAGAACTAAAACAACAAAAGTGCGAAGCTTGCAGCTCAAAATCTCAGCCTATTACTCAAGCTGAAATCGAACAACTCAAGCCCCAGATTCCTGGCTGGGAGATTATCGAACGCGAGGGAGTGCTGCGCCTAGAAAAAGTTTACAAGTTCCCTAACTTTAAGAGTGCGATCGCGTTTACCAATGCTGTTGGAGACGAAGCAGAGAAAGAAGGACACCATCCTGCCTTACTGACCGAATGGGGAAAAGTCACCGTAAGTTGGTGGACTCATGCTATTTCTGGGCTGCACAAAAATGACTTCGTGATGGCAGCGAAGACGGATGCTATTATGAATTCTCAATTTTCCTAAATTTTTAGCAATAACTAAAATGAGAAAATTTATCAAAAAAAATTCTCCTTGAAAAGCTCGACCTTGAAAAGCAAAAAAATTTGCTAGGCTTTTCTTAAAAAATGCGATCGATAAAAGCGATCGAGAGAAAAACTTACACGAGCTAGCGATCGCGTTACAGGAGTATAAGGTACAAGTAGAAGACCGATTAAAAAAATTAAAAATGGTATAACCAAACGAAGCAGTTTACAGACTCAAAAGAAGATAAACTTCAACTCATTTTTTCTATACAAAGGCTAAAAAGCTCGTAAAAATTTGAAAAGAATTATGTAAATACAACAACCAATTTTTTTAAACTAAGGATAAGGTTCTTTTTACCCAATTCTCATTAAAAATCAATTCATAAATCCGATTATGTATGCTTAAAAACCCCTGGTGTTTAATCGCTAATCCTGATAAGATTAATTCCCGTTCTTCGGGGCTATCGAGGGCAAGAATTTTTTGTTGAGACAAAATGTTTTGATAAAGCTTGAGCAAGCTAACTGGATTGAGTTCGCTACTAAGAATACGATCGCGAATCGTGCGTAAATGTTCGGGTTCGTCTTGAGATTCCCAGTTTTCAATTATCTGCGATCGCACTAATTTTTCTATCCATTCTTTTTCTTGGTTAGTGGGAATTGTCGAGGTAGAATGGCGAATCAGTTTGCAGAGTTTTTGAGTTAAAAATGGTTGTCCATTCGTCCATGCCAATATTTCTTTAAGCACGGCTTGCGGGTTGCTAACTCTCTCGGTTAATCCCTGTAATAAGGGTTGGGCTTCGTGTAATTGAAATCCATTGAGTTGAATTGCCTGACCGATATTAAAAGGAGTGCGCTTTTTGTCGTCAATTAATTGAGAAGGAGTTGCTACCCCTAGTAAGACAAAAGTTAGGCGTTTATATTCACAAAAATCACTTCGTTTATTATAACAATTTCTCAGAAAAATAAAAAAGTCATCGATGGGAAAATCCAGATTAAGAACGCTATCAATCTCATCGATAAAAATCACAATAGGTTCGGAAACTTTTGCCAGTAAAACCGAGTGAATAAATTCTCCTAAACGCTGTACGGGAGAGAGAAAAGAATGCTCTTGCCACCAAGTCCGCAGTTCGACGCGATCGAGGAGGTTAAAATGACTGACTAATATGTAAACAAAGCCAGCATACCACTGTTCCATGGTTAGCTGTCGATTGCCGATTTCTGAGAGGTCGATCGCCGCACATCGAATTCCTTCAGCTTGGAGTCGCTTCATAATTTGCACTCGCAAGCTCGATTTGCCCATCTGTCGAGAATTGAGAATATAACAAAATTCTCCCAACTTTAGCGCTCTGTAAAGGTGGCGATCGGCAGAACGCACGACATAAGTTGGCGCATCCATCGGCAAGCTTCCTCCTACCTGATATTCATAGGTAGAGGGAGATTCTGCGCTTCTGAGCAGTGCGTTTTCTATCACCAATTTTGCTTGCGTTGCTTTAAGAACGTCTAGGGTTTGTGACAGCTCGCGGGTACGTTCTTCAACTTTTTGTTCCAGGGTACGGCTATATTCGGCTAACTTATCTTTTGCCTGTTGCAGTTCTTCGGTAAACTTAATGCGCTCGGCTTCTGCTCGCTTGCGAGCCGTGATGTCGGTAAAAGCCGCGATCGCATAGGTAATATGACCCTTTTCGTCAAAAATTGGACTAGCCGATACTTCCACGGGAATTATCTTATTATCTTGGCGAATCTCCATATCGTCGATGGTGATACTTTCACCCTTTAATGCTCGCAAAATTGGCTGTTCGTTAGACGGATAAAGTTGCTCCGTCCCCTGTCGATAGACACGATAAATCTTGGTTAATTGTTCGACTGTCACACCCGGAACGACTCCCTCACCTAAGATTTGCTCTGCCATTTGATTGGCATAGGAGGGTTCCCCGCTAGCGCTGACCACAAAAATCCCGACTGGTACGGCTTCTATAAATTGAGTCAGTTGTTGCTCGCTCTCTCGCAAGGCAACTTCTACTTTTTGACGTTTCGCGACTTCTTCTTGAAGATGGACTAATAGTTCGGCTTGTGCCTTTTGTGCGAGTCGTTCTTTTTTCAAAGCAGCTTTCATCTGCTGGACGTGTTGTAGCGTTTTGTTGGTGGTAATTTCTAAATCTTGAAAATCGATCGGCTTGGTTAAAAAATCAAACGCACCGCGATTCATTGCGGCTCTAATATTGTCGAGATCGCCATAGGCAGACATAATAATGACCTTGATAATTGGGTTTTTCTCTCCTAGTTTGGTAAGCAAGGTTAACCCATCCATTTCTGGCATATAAATATCGGTCAATACTACATCGATATCGGGATAAACTTCTAATTTTTCTAGCGCTTCAATCCCATTATGAGCAAAAATGAGTTCGAGTTGATTCTGGCGAATTTTTTTTCTGAATCTCTGACGAAGTAAAGTTTCTAAGTCTAACTCATCATCTACTACCAGGATTTTATCTGGCATTATTTTCTCCTAGATAGTACAAATTTTTATTAAATTTATTATTATAAATTCCAAATTTTTTTCTTAAGCGTCTCAAATTCTATCGGTTTGTTAATATAATCATCTGCACCGTATTGCATGGCGATTTGATAGGTCTGCTCGTCTCCATAAGCAGTAATCATAAAAACTTTAACTTGAGGGTAGTTTTCTTTAAGGATTTTCAGCAGTTCTATTCCATTCATCCCCGGCATATTGATATCAGCCAAGATTAAAACGAGATATTCAGAATTTTTGACCTTTAAAGTTTGAAGAGCTTCTTCTGCTGAAAAAGCAAAAGAGAAGTTAATGGCTCCTTGTCTAATCTCTTTTCTAAATTTTTGAGTAAATAAAGATTGAACATCTTTTTCATCATCAATTACCATGACTTTCATATCGGTCTTCCTCGGTCGGGGACAACAGTTTTAGGTAAGGTAATAATAAATTCAGTATATCGAGAAGCTTCAGTTTCAATGCGAATATCGCCTTGATGGGCTTGTACGATGATATCGTGACTGATAGATAAACCTAGACCCGTTCCTTCTCCGGTTGGCTTAGTCGTGAAGAAGGGGGTAAATATTTTGTCGGCAATTTCTGACGGAATTCCATTGCCATTGTCGCGAATGCGTATTTCAACGGAGTCGCCTAAATTTTGAGTGCTAACAACTAACAGTGGTAAGAATTCTTGCTCTTCGCTATTGAGGGGATTGTGATATTCGGTTTTTTTCCGATGGAGGGCGTAACAAGCGTTGTTGATGATATTTAGAAAAACTCGACTGATATCCTGAGGAATAACATAGATGGGTTCGAGGCTATCGTCATAATGGGTTTCTATAGCAACATAAAAAGAAGAATCCTTGGCTCTCATTCCGTGATAGGCTAAATTGACAGCTTCTGCAAGCAGTGCATTGATGTCAGTTAGTTGTTGGGAGGCGCTTTCGCCCCGCGAGTGCATTAGCATTCCATGCACAATTTTATCAGCTCTTTTGCCATGTTCGTTAATTTTTTGTGCGTTTTGACTGAGATCGTGTAAGATATCTTGGATATAAGTTAAGCTATCCGAATCTAGGTTATCTTTTTGCAATTCGATTTCTTCGAGAAGTTCTTGGGCTAACTCTATAGATAGTTCGGCAAAATTGTTAACAAAGTTGAGAGGATTTTTAATTTCGTGAGCGATTCCAGCTGTTAGGGTTCCCAGAGAGGCGAGTTTCTCTTGAGCAATTATTTGAGCTTGGGTTTTTTTCAATGTTTGTAGAGCATTAGCTAATTCTTCATTTTTTCGTTGAAGTTCTCGCGTTCTTTCTTCTACTTTTATCTCTAAAGTTCTGCTGTATTCTTCCAATCGTTCATAAAGACGAGAATTTTCAATAGAGATAGCTGCTTGAGATGAAAGCATTTGTAAAACTTCAACGCGATCGGGAGTAAAAGCATCTGTAGTTAAATTATTTTCTAAATACAAAATTCCACAAAGTTTGCCTTGGTGAATAAGAGGAATGCAGAGAATCGATTTAGGTTGAGTTTTGACAATATAGGAATCGGCAATAAATTGTTTTTCGCAAGTAGCATTGCCGAAAACGACATTTTGATGAGTTCGGATAACATAGTTGACAATAGCAACTGATAAAAGAGTCGTTTGAGTAGCAGAATTAATAAAGTCTATAGGAATCGATCGCAAGGTGGCGACTTTTTCAGACTCTACCGAACTTTCTGCTTCAATTAGCCATTTACCTTCTTTTTCCAGAATGAGAAAACCTTTTTGCGCCCCAGCATTTTCAATTACAATTTTCATCAGGCTTTCTAGTAACTTTCCTAAGGCAATCTCACTCGATATGGCTTGATAAGCTTTTAGAATTGTAGATAGATCGAATGAAAAAAAAGAGGGAACTTTGTTTACAGAAGTACTTGGCAATTCGTCTGCGTTAGAATGTAGCATCTTATCGTTTTCAATATTTTTCTGCACGATGGTATTTGAGAAGAACTGAGGATAGTTTTGTTCTAAATGCCTAACTTTAGTCATTCCTCCCCATCTCAGATAGCCATAGTAAGCATCCCTTAGATAGACTCTAGCAATTTTGTCTTTGCCTTTACTAAGATAAAACTTAGCAGCTAGTTCGTTAGACAAATTTTCGTTAAGATAATATTCATTTTCGCGTGCTGATGCGATCGCGCGATCGTAAAGTTCCATTGCTTCTAAGTCTTGGTTAGAGATGCGCGCAATCTCTGCGGAAATTAATAGGTATTTATGTAAAAAGTTTTCCGGACAATTATCCGACCAAACTTTAAATTTTTTCTGATTTTCTAAGATAGTTGACCAATAATTCCATTTCTGTATTTCTTCAGTGGTTTCTGAATAAAGTGCTAATAAAGTTAATGAATAATAAAAGTAATGTTCGACAACTCGTAATACACCAAAAGAAAAAGCTAAAATTTTCTCTGATTCTTTTGCTACAATAAGAGCTAGCTTGTAGTTGTTAAATAAATAAAACAATTGCAGTTTAAGAATATAATAAAAATTTAAATGCATGCCAAGGTCAAGCTCTTGTATTTCTTTTAAATATTTTGCTTCACTAAAGCTATTATTACTAAACTCAAGTGCAGAATCGGTTAACCCTTGCAAGCATAAAATCATTTGCTGAAGAAGTCTCTGAAAATAAATTCCATGGATATTTTTGTTTTTATCTACATAATCTGTAAATATTTTTAATTCTTGAGCAATTAGAGCTAATGGATCTCCCTTTAAATATATTTTTGATGCCAGATCGTTAAGAGCGTAGGTAGCAAAATTAGGATCTCCTGTTTCATTTCCGAATTCAAAAGCTTTCCTTAAAAAATACCAATCTTCTTTGGTATGTTTTTTCCAATGATTAATAAAAGCACCAAACATGAAATAAATTTTACTGTCTAAAGTAAGATTCTGAAATTTTTTATTAACTTGAAAAGCTAACTGTCCAAATTCATATCCGCTTTGGTAGTTACCAAAACCCGATCCTATAATCAGTCCATAGGCACTATAAGCAAAAGCAGAAACTTCTGTATTCCCATAACGTAAAGACCTATTCATCATTTTTAACATTAAGAGAATTCCCAAATCTAAATTGATAAAGTAAGCTGGTGCAGCTAAACTCATAAAAATATTCATAATAGCTCTTGAATTTTTATTTACCATTTCAGGCAAGTTATAGATATCGTCAAGAGTTTTACCAGCAAGTTGAAATTGAATTCGGCTAAATTCTCTTTGAATAGCTTTTTTAATATCGGTTTTAGTTAAATTAATTTTAAAAAGACTAAGACTTTGTATTCCCAACTCAAAGGCTTCTTTAGTTTTTCCGATATTGGTATATAAAACTATCTTAAGTATATAAACCTGAGCTTTATCGACTTTAGTTCTAGCGTTTTCAAGAATTAAATTAAATCTTCGTTCTGCTTTATCAAATTTTCCAGTCAAGTATTCACACTCTGCCAGTTCGAGATTGAGAGAAAAACTTAATTGATAATCCGTTTTCCAGCTATCTCCGAGCAAGAAACCGAGAGCAGTTTCAAAATAGTTTGAAGCAGCTTCATAAGCCGAAGATCGCTTAGCCTTTTTTGCCGCTATCATATTTAGTCTGACAAGTCGCGCTTTTGCAATTTTAGTTTTGATTAGTTGACTGCTTGCATTTAAATGGTTGACAATTTCAAATATTCGTTCTTCTAATTTATCTGGGGAAGTATTATCTAAAAATAGATTTCCTATTTTTAAATGAATGTTTTGTTTTTTTTCTTCTGGAATGAGAGAATAAGCAGCCTGCTGAACGCGATCGTGAATAAAGTGATAAGTAAATTTACTATTTTCTTTGATGTCAAGTTCGGGCAAAATGCTGTCAAGCTTGTTAGGAATTTTATAATAATTTTCACTGGGTGAAATTAAGCCTTTATCTAAGGCTTCCCATAGTTTATTTTCTGTTTCTTTTAAATTGTCTCCAGTCACAAATGCTAAAGTATTTAGATTGAATTGATTTCCTAAGCAAGCTGCGATTTCTAGGGTTTTTCGCGTAGCTGTTGAAAGCTTCTTAATTTTGTCAACCACAAATTCGGCTACATTATCAGCGATTTGCAGACTTTTAATTTTTTCTAAATCCCATTGCCAGCATTTTTTCTTAAAATTAAATTTTATCAGTTGTTTTTTGTATAAAAAATTGAGAAGTTGATTAATAAAAAAAGGGTTACCATGCGTTTTATCTAAAATTGGTTTTGTTAAAGGATTAACCAGATTATCCCGACAGGTAAATGTATCGGCGATTAGCTGTCTAATATTGTAAGTATTTAATGGCTGAAGCATTAAAGTATCAACTTTTATCTCTAAAGCTTCTAATTTCTTTAAAGTTATCATTAAAGGATGGCTATCGCTGATTTCATTATTTCGATATGTACCAACAATTAGTAGATATTTAATCTCCGATTGAGTAATTAACAAATGAATTAAATTTAAGGAAGCGAGATCGCTCCATTGTAAGTCATCAAAAAATAAAACTAAAGGATGTTCTTTCTGGCTAAACACTCCGATAAATTTCTGAAGAACGGAATTAAATCTATTCTGAGATTCTTGCGCTGATAGTTGTGGTACAGTCGATTGTTTGCCAATAATCAATTCAACTTCTGGAATAACATCGATAATAATTTGACCATTACTTCCCAAAGCTTCTAAAAGTTTTTCTTTCCAAGTTTGTATTCTTTCTTCACTTTCAGTTAGTATCTGAAGAATCAATTCACGAAATGCTTCAATGAGAAAATAATAGGGAATATCTCGTTTTAGTTGAGAAAATTTTCCAGAAACAAAGTAACCTCCTCTTTGAATGATAGGTTTATGAATCTCATTGACTAATGTAGTTTTACCAATGCC
It includes:
- a CDS encoding response regulator gives rise to the protein MKVMVIDDEKDVQSLFTQKFRKEIRQGAINFSFAFSAEEALQTLKVKNSEYLVLILADINMPGMNGIELLKILKENYPQVKVFMITAYGDEQTYQIAMQYGADDYINKPIEFETLKKKIWNL
- a CDS encoding oligosaccharide flippase family protein — translated: MTSLKSLAIRGAIWTFAGYGLSQGLRLVSNLILTRLLEPELFGLMALVTTFLIGLNMFSDVGFAPNIIQSKRGDDPDFLNTAWSLQVLRGFVLWAICQALALPVAEFYNDSRLIGIVPLVGLTMIFAGFNSTSLYTLNRQMLIGKLTLLELVTQIIALVVMVTWAWLSPSIWALIVGNLVAALLKTILSHRLIPNYTNRFAWERAAVREIFSFGKWIFVSTAMTFFATQADRMIMGKLLSFSMLGIYTVAFTFASLPQQVIGQLSGKMILPLMSQFAHLPRESFRAKILSKRKGILTGVGLLIILLVCFGDILILKFYDSRYAQAAWMLPILALGIWPYLLFDTSRTALMAIGKPNYQAYGQLAKSLHVCIGLFVGYYYLGVLGIVIAIALNDIELYFMNIYGLWREELSTFQQDLKATLLLLLGLAIVLAGRYFLGFGFPLDTLFA
- a CDS encoding 4a-hydroxytetrahydrobiopterin dehydratase; its protein translation is MTELKQQKCEACSSKSQPITQAEIEQLKPQIPGWEIIEREGVLRLEKVYKFPNFKSAIAFTNAVGDEAEKEGHHPALLTEWGKVTVSWWTHAISGLHKNDFVMAAKTDAIMNSQFS
- a CDS encoding AAA-like domain-containing protein, producing MPDKILVVDDELDLETLLRQRFRKKIRQNQLELIFAHNGIEALEKLEVYPDIDVVLTDIYMPEMDGLTLLTKLGEKNPIIKVIIMSAYGDLDNIRAAMNRGAFDFLTKPIDFQDLEITTNKTLQHVQQMKAALKKERLAQKAQAELLVHLQEEVAKRQKVEVALRESEQQLTQFIEAVPVGIFVVSASGEPSYANQMAEQILGEGVVPGVTVEQLTKIYRVYRQGTEQLYPSNEQPILRALKGESITIDDMEIRQDNKIIPVEVSASPIFDEKGHITYAIAAFTDITARKRAEAERIKFTEELQQAKDKLAEYSRTLEQKVEERTRELSQTLDVLKATQAKLVIENALLRSAESPSTYEYQVGGSLPMDAPTYVVRSADRHLYRALKLGEFCYILNSRQMGKSSLRVQIMKRLQAEGIRCAAIDLSEIGNRQLTMEQWYAGFVYILVSHFNLLDRVELRTWWQEHSFLSPVQRLGEFIHSVLLAKVSEPIVIFIDEIDSVLNLDFPIDDFFIFLRNCYNKRSDFCEYKRLTFVLLGVATPSQLIDDKKRTPFNIGQAIQLNGFQLHEAQPLLQGLTERVSNPQAVLKEILAWTNGQPFLTQKLCKLIRHSTSTIPTNQEKEWIEKLVRSQIIENWESQDEPEHLRTIRDRILSSELNPVSLLKLYQNILSQQKILALDSPEERELILSGLAIKHQGFLSIHNRIYELIFNENWVKRTLSLV
- a CDS encoding calcium-binding protein — protein: MALIKGDSFDNNLLGTPNNDTILGFEGKDTLLGLGGNDSLDGGQDSDLLEGGQGDDTLYSGTLDDDYSSFDLDTLRGGAGNDLLYGEELGYASLLLDGGEGNDTLIGGRGNDTLMGGAGDDYLSAYPSYDEGLWGDDIFYGGSGNDTLIGAWNNTLYGGNGNDSLDGWFSVGYGGDGDDILSTESNGNDSLYGEGGNDSLNSGASNDTLKGGSGDDTLNGGQYYVYARYRLYTGGGSDFLDGGAGNDVLYGGFSFEEGNFVYGWDDVDNDTLIGGAGNDTLYGEEDSDSLDGGRGNDLLYGGGERNFLIGDPPYFSLLDLDDTLIGGAGDDTLYGDNGSDRLDGGRGNDWLYGGGKQNIVDTPNGRVELDANDTLIGGAGNDTLIGMLGNDSLSGGDGADRLDGYGSDPDPDAIDTLSGGRGVDTFVLGNASGAYYLGDGRAIIEDWKANDLLEVYGSLDDYSLDTTANLVGSSAVDTQIFYNSDLIAILQDITNISISDDFVVV